From Halotia branconii CENA392, the proteins below share one genomic window:
- a CDS encoding beta-ketoacyl synthase N-terminal-like domain-containing protein gives MNLNLNNNEFNNSEIAIISMAGRFPGAKDIAQFWQNLCDGVESISQLTDEELINAGVVPDLVNNPHYVKASAALEDIELFDANFFGYSAKEAELIDPQQRLFLELAWEAVEKAGYDPQIYNGLIGVYGGVGMNRYLLNNIYPHHQLSETFDPLQLGISSDKDFLPTRVAYKLGLTGPAINVQTACSTSLVAVHQACQSLLNGECDMALAGGVTLNIPQNKGYLYQEEMILSPDGHCRAFDAQAQGTIGGSGAGIVVLKRLQDAISDRDHIYAIIKGSAINNDGATKVGYTAPSVSGQAAVIGEAQAVAGVDAETITYIEAHGTATPLGDPIEIAALTQAFRETTDKKGFCAIGSLKTNLGHLDTAAGVAGLIKTALALQNKTLPPSLHFQTPNPKIDFANSPFYVNTTLTEWKTNNTPRRAGVSSFGMGGTNAHVILEEAKQVKSQKSRLRLRSALTLSEVEGSTLNSQHFLLCLSAKTASALEKATDNLITHLKEHPEVNLGDLAYTLNSGRRGFNHRRMLICQNLDDAVQSLSNLESKQVVTNYTEITERSVVFMFPGQGSQYVNMAREIYQTEIVFQEQVDYCSEILKPLLGLDLRHILYPSDDKITEASQQLQQTSIAQSAIFVIEYALAKLWQSWGVEPQAAIGHSIGEYVAATLAGVFSLEDALSLVAARGQMMQQLPTGAMLSVPLPPEKVKSLLGSELSVAAINQRSQCVVSGSITAIDTLQHQLANQSVECRRLHTSHAFHSQMMEPILEAFAERVKKVTLNPPKLPYISNLTGTWITVSQATNPDYYAQHLRSTVLFAQGIEKLLATPEQVLLEVGPGHTLTTLAKRHPDKAATQTILNSLRHPQDKQSDLAILFTTLGQLWLAGVKIDWLGFYSQNEYYRIPLPTYPFERQRYWIEPPQKTAWGELQIVPPTAKLWTSLIKAGEKQANAQNVKLNEVTYQENKQYLDSLCTAYINITFQQLGAFSNRKKRYSGEDLITECQIIPHYQQLFFRWLQILVEQGQLQQQHQLFTEFVPCSPDFIDEHLAEVKERFAATTPIDLDLVQRCGDNLAAVVVGKQEPLEFFDELVYQDKQNGSHLESPLVAYYNSILRFSLEQMVKLLPPSVHIRVLEIGGGTGMSTQAILPVLPAQQTSYTFTDIGSGFLTQAQQKFQEYPFIDYQLLDIDKSPTEQGFEKYSFDVVIASNVLHATQNIDKTLHHVRSLLAPGGFLLLWEVTQPKIDFDMSWGLLLKPLDDKRRSLGQPFITEEQWFEALQYQGFIEVAAFPQSEAFEHQIIMAQAAVQTAFSNNFEKKSQSLSQLQASLSTFHSRPNLSNSYIAPRNEIEDKIAEIWQELLGLKQVGIYDNFFELGGDSLIAVQVMSRLRNAFDIQLAVANLFDSPTIAEIALRLEKQIKFDTDSSAIEREEIAI, from the coding sequence ATGAACTTAAATTTAAATAATAATGAATTTAATAATTCGGAAATTGCAATTATCTCTATGGCTGGGAGATTTCCAGGAGCAAAAGATATTGCCCAATTTTGGCAGAATCTTTGTGATGGTGTAGAGTCTATATCTCAGTTGACAGATGAGGAATTAATTAATGCTGGTGTTGTACCGGATTTAGTAAATAATCCTCATTATGTAAAAGCTAGTGCGGCTCTAGAAGATATTGAATTATTTGATGCTAATTTCTTTGGGTATAGTGCTAAAGAAGCTGAGTTAATAGATCCACAACAACGCTTATTTTTAGAGTTGGCTTGGGAAGCTGTAGAAAAGGCTGGTTATGACCCACAAATCTATAACGGTTTAATCGGGGTTTATGGTGGTGTGGGGATGAATAGATATTTACTCAATAATATTTATCCTCATCATCAATTATCAGAAACATTTGATCCTCTGCAATTAGGAATTTCCAGCGATAAAGATTTTTTACCCACCAGAGTTGCATATAAACTTGGCTTGACAGGCCCAGCAATAAATGTACAAACAGCTTGTTCTACTTCTTTAGTTGCCGTTCACCAAGCTTGTCAAAGTCTTCTCAATGGTGAATGTGACATGGCTTTAGCTGGAGGAGTTACCCTCAACATTCCCCAAAACAAAGGCTATTTATATCAAGAGGAAATGATACTTTCTCCTGATGGACATTGCCGTGCTTTTGATGCTCAAGCACAGGGAACTATTGGCGGTAGTGGTGCAGGAATTGTGGTATTAAAAAGATTACAGGATGCAATAAGCGATCGCGACCATATCTATGCAATCATTAAAGGCTCGGCTATCAATAACGATGGTGCAACAAAGGTGGGTTACACTGCGCCTAGTGTCAGTGGTCAAGCCGCAGTCATTGGTGAAGCGCAAGCTGTAGCTGGTGTAGATGCCGAAACAATTACCTACATTGAAGCTCATGGTACAGCTACACCATTAGGCGACCCCATCGAAATTGCCGCTTTAACTCAAGCTTTTAGAGAAACTACCGATAAAAAAGGTTTCTGCGCTATTGGTTCGCTAAAAACCAACTTGGGACATTTAGATACAGCAGCAGGTGTTGCAGGTTTAATAAAGACAGCATTAGCATTGCAAAATAAAACGCTGCCTCCTAGTTTGCACTTCCAAACACCTAACCCCAAAATCGATTTTGCTAACAGTCCTTTCTATGTCAATACAACTCTGACCGAATGGAAAACAAATAACACTCCTCGCCGTGCTGGTGTTAGTTCCTTTGGGATGGGGGGGACGAATGCTCATGTGATTTTGGAAGAAGCCAAACAAGTCAAAAGTCAAAAGTCAAGGCTTCGACTCCGCTCAGCCTTGACCCTGAGCGAAGTCGAAGGGTCAACACTCAACAGTCAACATTTTCTATTGTGTTTGTCGGCTAAAACTGCTAGTGCGTTGGAGAAGGCGACAGATAATTTAATCACGCATTTAAAAGAGCATCCAGAAGTTAATTTAGGTGATTTAGCTTATACACTTAATAGCGGTCGTCGGGGTTTTAATCATCGGCGGATGTTGATTTGCCAAAATTTAGACGATGCTGTTCAATCTCTGAGCAATTTAGAGTCAAAACAAGTTGTTACTAACTATACAGAGATTACAGAACGGTCTGTAGTCTTTATGTTTCCCGGTCAAGGTTCTCAGTACGTCAACATGGCGCGGGAAATTTATCAAACAGAGATAGTATTTCAAGAACAAGTTGATTATTGCTCAGAAATTCTCAAACCCCTACTAGGGTTAGATTTACGCCATATTCTTTACCCTAGTGATGACAAAATTACTGAAGCATCACAGCAACTTCAACAAACAAGCATTGCTCAAAGCGCAATTTTTGTCATTGAATATGCCCTAGCTAAATTATGGCAGTCTTGGGGAGTGGAACCACAAGCTGCGATCGGTCATAGTATTGGCGAATATGTTGCCGCAACCCTCGCCGGAGTTTTTTCCCTAGAAGATGCTTTATCTTTGGTAGCAGCACGCGGACAGATGATGCAGCAACTTCCCACTGGCGCAATGCTTTCTGTTCCTTTGCCCCCAGAAAAGGTAAAATCCTTATTAGGCTCAGAGCTTTCTGTAGCTGCGATTAATCAGCGATCGCAATGTGTAGTTTCTGGTTCTATAACAGCAATAGATACACTACAACATCAGCTTGCTAATCAAAGTGTTGAATGTCGCCGTCTGCATACTTCCCATGCTTTCCATTCTCAGATGATGGAACCAATCTTAGAGGCATTTGCAGAGCGAGTCAAAAAAGTTACTTTAAATCCTCCAAAACTTCCTTATATTTCCAACCTTACAGGTACTTGGATTACAGTTAGCCAAGCCACAAACCCCGACTACTACGCGCAACATCTGCGTTCTACAGTGTTGTTTGCTCAAGGTATCGAGAAATTATTAGCAACACCTGAGCAAGTCTTATTAGAAGTAGGGCCAGGACACACACTCACGACATTAGCTAAAAGACATCCAGACAAAGCCGCAACACAAACAATTTTAAATTCGCTACGCCATCCGCAAGATAAACAATCGGATTTGGCTATTTTATTTACAACATTAGGTCAACTTTGGTTGGCTGGAGTCAAGATAGATTGGTTGGGATTTTATAGTCAGAATGAATATTATCGGATTCCCTTACCAACTTATCCCTTTGAACGCCAACGTTATTGGATTGAACCACCACAAAAGACAGCTTGGGGAGAGTTGCAAATTGTACCTCCAACAGCAAAATTATGGACATCGCTGATAAAAGCAGGTGAAAAACAAGCCAATGCTCAAAATGTAAAACTCAATGAAGTCACATATCAGGAAAACAAACAGTATTTAGATAGTTTATGTACAGCCTATATTAATATTACCTTCCAACAATTAGGGGCTTTTAGTAATCGCAAAAAAAGATATTCTGGAGAAGATTTGATAACGGAATGTCAAATTATACCCCACTATCAACAATTGTTTTTTAGATGGTTGCAAATATTAGTAGAACAAGGACAACTACAGCAACAGCATCAATTATTTACTGAATTTGTACCATGTTCGCCAGATTTTATCGATGAACATTTAGCAGAAGTTAAAGAAAGATTTGCTGCTACAACTCCTATAGATTTAGATTTAGTACAACGCTGCGGTGACAATTTAGCTGCTGTTGTTGTTGGTAAACAAGAACCATTAGAATTTTTTGATGAATTGGTTTACCAAGATAAGCAAAACGGTTCGCATTTAGAATCGCCTTTGGTTGCTTATTACAACTCTATTTTGCGTTTTAGTTTAGAACAGATGGTTAAGTTATTACCGCCATCAGTTCACATAAGAGTTTTGGAAATCGGCGGGGGTACTGGTATGTCTACCCAAGCAATATTACCAGTGTTACCCGCGCAACAAACCAGCTATACTTTTACAGATATTGGTAGCGGTTTCTTAACTCAAGCACAACAAAAGTTTCAAGAATATCCATTTATTGACTACCAATTACTAGACATAGATAAGTCGCCTACTGAGCAAGGTTTTGAGAAGTATAGCTTTGATGTAGTCATAGCTTCTAATGTTTTACACGCAACTCAAAACATCGATAAAACTCTCCATCATGTACGCTCTTTATTAGCTCCTGGCGGTTTCCTTTTACTGTGGGAAGTAACTCAGCCGAAGATAGATTTTGATATGAGTTGGGGTTTATTGCTGAAACCTTTAGATGATAAAAGACGCAGCCTTGGTCAGCCTTTTATCACTGAAGAACAATGGTTTGAAGCATTACAATATCAAGGCTTTATTGAAGTTGCTGCTTTTCCTCAAAGTGAAGCTTTTGAACATCAAATTATTATGGCTCAAGCTGCTGTGCAAACAGCATTTAGCAATAACTTTGAAAAAAAATCACAGAGTTTATCACAGCTGCAAGCCAGTTTATCTACATTCCACTCAAGACCTAATTTATCTAACTCATATATAGCTCCCCGTAATGAGATTGAAGATAAAATTGCGGAGATTTGGCAAGAATTGTTAGGGCTAAAACAGGTAGGAATTTATGATAACTTTTTTGAACTAGGAGGAGATTCATTAATAGCTGTTCAAGTAATGTCTCGATTGCGGAATGCTTTTGATATTCAATTAGCTGTGGCAAATCTGTTTGATTCTCCTACAATAGCTGAAATAGCGTTGAGGCTGGAGAAACAAATAAAATTCGATACTGATTCGAGTGCGATTGAGAGAGAAGAAATTGCAATTTAG